Proteins encoded together in one Heliomicrobium undosum window:
- the comA gene encoding phosphosulfolactate synthase, whose amino-acid sequence MTSKPLWFPPVSWPTGFRNEKPRSQGMTMVFDKGVGLVSFHDLLEMAADHIDFIKLGFGSSALYRPEILEQKVNLARRYGVEVYVGGTLGEIAYWQGGYDELLAGLKGVDIRWVEISDGTINITPRERRILIQKAISNGFQVLTEVGKKDPRQTLPLQAIIQQIGEDLSEGASYVIVEGRESGKGVNFYDTKGQIRDDDLERMVDSVGNVDALLWEAPLKEQQQALIARFGVNVNLGNIPVTEVIALESLRRGLRSDTLALAVEEKARQEASGAEGGSS is encoded by the coding sequence ATGACCAGCAAGCCGCTCTGGTTTCCGCCGGTATCGTGGCCGACGGGGTTTCGCAATGAAAAGCCCCGTTCCCAAGGAATGACCATGGTCTTTGACAAGGGAGTCGGGTTGGTGTCGTTTCACGACCTGCTCGAAATGGCCGCCGATCATATCGATTTTATTAAGCTCGGTTTTGGATCATCGGCCCTCTACCGTCCGGAGATTCTGGAACAGAAGGTGAACCTCGCCCGGCGCTACGGCGTCGAGGTCTATGTAGGGGGAACGCTCGGTGAGATCGCCTACTGGCAGGGGGGCTATGACGAGTTGCTGGCCGGTCTGAAGGGCGTCGACATTCGCTGGGTCGAGATTTCCGACGGGACCATCAACATAACCCCCCGGGAACGGCGCATCCTGATCCAAAAAGCGATCTCCAATGGGTTTCAGGTGCTGACGGAGGTCGGCAAAAAAGATCCCCGTCAGACCCTCCCCCTCCAGGCGATCATTCAGCAGATCGGGGAGGACCTGTCAGAAGGCGCCTCCTATGTGATCGTGGAGGGGCGGGAGTCAGGAAAAGGGGTCAATTTTTATGACACGAAAGGGCAAATCCGGGATGATGACCTGGAAAGGATGGTCGATTCGGTAGGGAATGTGGATGCGCTGCTCTGGGAGGCGCCGCTGAAAGAGCAACAGCAGGCGTTGATCGCGCGCTTCGGCGTCAATGTCAACCTGGGCAACATCCCGGTCACCGAGGTGATCGCCTTGGAATCTTTGCGCCGTGGTCTTCGTTCTGACACGCTCGCGCTCGCCGTGGAGGAAAAAGCCCGGCAGGAGGCGAGCGGGGCGGAAGGCGGGAGCAGTTAA
- a CDS encoding MoaD/ThiS family protein has protein sequence MSGHQRDNVAPVPMTVFVKLFATFRVNRFPTRHMEFPVGSTVREALSALAIPEQEVAICMVNGHSKEIDHILCDGDTLSLFPPVGGG, from the coding sequence ATGAGCGGCCATCAAAGAGATAATGTCGCGCCGGTGCCCATGACTGTCTTTGTCAAGCTCTTCGCCACCTTCCGTGTCAATCGCTTCCCGACACGCCATATGGAGTTTCCCGTTGGATCGACGGTTCGCGAGGCCCTCTCGGCGCTGGCCATTCCTGAGCAGGAAGTGGCCATCTGCATGGTCAACGGCCATTCGAAAGAAATCGACCATATCCTTTGCGATGGTGATACCTTGTCCCTCTTTCCCCCTGTTGGCGGGGGTTGA
- a CDS encoding DUF441 domain-containing protein codes for MRGGTVLLILILLLGVIARSPMTVLAAASILVLSYLGWGGLLEWIEQNGVDMGLVMLTLAMLAPFATGKVGVREVLLSFASLPGIIALIGGVLATNLNKRGIDLLSGEPQIIVGMIVGSLVGIVLFGGVPVGPLMAGGLTALFLQIYWWLSK; via the coding sequence TTGCGTGGTGGGACCGTGCTGCTGATCCTCATATTATTGCTGGGCGTTATCGCCCGTTCTCCCATGACCGTTCTGGCCGCCGCATCGATCCTCGTGCTGAGTTATCTCGGTTGGGGCGGTCTGCTGGAGTGGATTGAACAGAACGGCGTCGACATGGGCCTGGTCATGCTCACCCTGGCCATGCTGGCGCCTTTCGCCACCGGAAAAGTGGGCGTGCGGGAGGTCTTGCTTTCCTTTGCCTCTCTGCCGGGGATCATCGCCTTGATCGGCGGCGTCCTGGCCACCAACCTGAACAAGCGAGGGATCGACCTCTTGTCTGGGGAGCCGCAGATCATCGTAGGGATGATCGTGGGATCGCTGGTGGGAATCGTCCTTTTTGGCGGCGTCCCCGTGGGGCCGCTGATGGCCGGCGGCTTGACGGCGCTGTTTTTGCAGATTTACTGGTGGTTGAGCAAGTAA
- the acsA gene encoding acetate--CoA ligase: MHTERIPVFPGDPNLKSYEEARATFRWEDVEREFSWHTTGKVNIAYEAIDRNVLEKGLGEKVALYYSDPARQEAVTYRQMMEQSNRFANVLRKHGIGKGERVFIFMPRSPELYWSFLGIIKVGGIAGPLFEAFMEGAVRDRLADAEAVAIVTTPALRKRIPKDLPHLKHIFMVGIPEGGLGEGELDWHAEMAEASPETDIEWGDREDPMLLLYTSGSTGKPKGVLHVHNGMIQHYQTGKWILDLRPDDIYWCTADPGWVTGISYGVWAPYLNGVTSVVRGGRFRPDDWYKTIQDYQVNVWYSAPTAFRMLMGAGDDIVKQFDLSCLRHVLSVGEPLNPEVVRWGLKVFDRRIHDNWWMTETGGQIISNYPCMEIKPGSMGKPFPGIHAAIIDDKGNELPPLQMGNLAVKAPWPSMMRRIWKNPAKYNEYFKIEGWYLSGDSAYMDEEGYFWFQGRIDDVINTSGERVGPFEVESKLVEHPAVAEAGVIGKPDPLRGEIIKAFIALREGYLWTEDLKTEIIDFVKKGLAAHAAPREIEVRDKLPKTRSGKIMRRVLKAWELGLPTGDLSTMED, encoded by the coding sequence ATGCACACGGAGCGTATCCCTGTCTTCCCCGGCGATCCGAACCTGAAATCCTACGAAGAGGCCCGCGCGACCTTTCGATGGGAAGACGTGGAGCGCGAGTTCTCCTGGCACACAACGGGGAAAGTCAACATCGCTTATGAGGCGATCGACCGGAACGTGCTGGAAAAAGGCCTCGGTGAAAAAGTGGCGCTGTACTACTCCGATCCTGCCCGCCAGGAGGCGGTCACCTACCGGCAGATGATGGAGCAGTCCAACCGCTTCGCCAACGTGCTGCGCAAGCACGGCATCGGCAAAGGGGAACGTGTCTTCATCTTCATGCCCCGCAGCCCTGAACTGTACTGGTCCTTCCTGGGCATCATCAAGGTGGGCGGCATCGCCGGCCCCCTCTTTGAAGCCTTCATGGAAGGCGCCGTCCGGGACCGCTTGGCTGACGCCGAGGCGGTCGCCATCGTCACCACGCCGGCCCTGCGCAAGCGCATCCCCAAGGACCTGCCCCACCTGAAGCACATCTTCATGGTCGGCATTCCCGAAGGCGGCCTCGGCGAAGGCGAACTGGACTGGCACGCCGAGATGGCCGAAGCGTCACCGGAAACGGACATCGAATGGGGCGATCGCGAAGACCCCATGCTGCTCCTCTACACCTCCGGTTCGACGGGCAAGCCCAAAGGGGTGCTCCATGTCCATAACGGCATGATCCAGCACTACCAGACGGGCAAGTGGATCCTCGACCTCCGTCCCGACGACATCTACTGGTGCACTGCCGATCCCGGCTGGGTCACCGGCATTTCCTACGGCGTCTGGGCGCCCTATCTGAACGGCGTCACTTCCGTCGTCCGCGGCGGCCGCTTCCGCCCCGACGACTGGTATAAAACCATCCAGGACTACCAGGTCAACGTCTGGTACAGCGCCCCAACCGCCTTCCGGATGCTCATGGGCGCCGGCGACGACATAGTCAAGCAGTTCGACCTCTCCTGCCTCCGCCACGTCCTCTCCGTCGGCGAACCGCTCAATCCGGAGGTCGTCCGCTGGGGCCTCAAGGTCTTCGACCGCCGCATCCATGACAACTGGTGGATGACAGAAACGGGCGGCCAGATCATCTCCAACTACCCCTGCATGGAGATCAAGCCCGGATCCATGGGCAAGCCCTTCCCCGGCATCCACGCGGCCATCATCGACGACAAGGGCAACGAACTTCCGCCCTTGCAGATGGGCAACCTGGCCGTAAAAGCGCCTTGGCCCTCCATGATGCGCCGGATCTGGAAAAACCCGGCCAAGTACAACGAGTACTTCAAGATCGAAGGCTGGTACCTCTCGGGCGACTCGGCCTACATGGACGAAGAGGGATACTTCTGGTTCCAGGGCCGCATCGACGACGTGATCAACACCTCCGGCGAACGGGTCGGCCCCTTCGAGGTCGAGTCGAAGCTGGTTGAACACCCGGCCGTGGCCGAGGCCGGCGTCATCGGCAAGCCCGACCCGCTGCGCGGCGAGATCATCAAGGCCTTCATCGCCCTGCGGGAGGGCTACCTCTGGACAGAGGATTTGAAAACTGAGATCATCGATTTCGTCAAAAAAGGCTTGGCCGCCCATGCGGCGCCCCGTGAGATCGAGGTCCGCGACAAACTGCCCAAAACCCGTTCCGGCAAGATCATGCGCCGCGTCCTCAAGGCCTGGGAACTGGGCCTGCCGACGGGCGATCTCTCGACGATGGAAGACTGA
- a CDS encoding ArsR/SmtB family transcription factor, whose translation MSTDERISALSAAMDRCDEYCIHADLVEGRRERLLPMVTYQELAQLFKALGDPSRSRLLHALSFGELCVCDLASLLDISQSAVSHQLRLLRGLRLVKYRKEGKMVYYALDDDHVRGLLGQGLEHVSHR comes from the coding sequence ATGTCAACGGATGAGCGGATTTCGGCCCTTTCGGCAGCGATGGATCGCTGTGATGAGTACTGTATCCACGCCGATCTGGTCGAAGGGCGGCGAGAGCGGCTGTTGCCGATGGTCACCTATCAGGAATTGGCCCAACTGTTCAAGGCTCTCGGCGATCCCAGCCGCAGCCGGCTGCTCCACGCCCTCTCCTTCGGCGAACTCTGTGTCTGCGATCTGGCCAGCCTGCTCGACATCAGCCAGTCGGCTGTATCCCACCAGTTGCGGCTGTTGCGGGGCCTCCGCCTTGTCAAATACCGCAAAGAGGGCAAGATGGTGTATTACGCCCTCGACGACGACCATGTCCGCGGTTTGCTCGGCCAGGGGCTGGAGCATGTGAGCCACCGGTAA
- a CDS encoding permease — MTVLVMRVRHLVIQQAWLVAVLAALSLVAAAAWLALRSEGGAVPVLFLGILLEALPFLLLGVIVSSLVEVFVPPDGLRRLLPAKPWAAILAASLLGIIFPFCECGIIPVVRRLVRKGMPLYAGMAFMLAAPIVNPIVIASTAMAFRGHEEMVLGRLIGALLVAWLTGMVFLFWRGDGIRGEEAGSGCGCHSHGTASSCCGHSHGRMDHGHFRAHAHSGVHGHGRVGWLAKWRQAADHAVDEFFDLGPYFLTGALIAAVMQGMLQPDWLTEVARDSGQSTLIMMLLAFGLSVCSNADAFLASAMTPGFTGGSVLAFMILGPMLDMKNTWVLFRTFKPAVVFFLLGWLPLLVFLFAWAANGGFMAM; from the coding sequence ATGACGGTTCTCGTCATGCGGGTGAGGCATCTGGTCATCCAACAGGCCTGGCTGGTTGCGGTGCTGGCGGCCCTGTCGCTGGTGGCGGCTGCGGCATGGCTGGCCTTGCGTTCTGAAGGCGGCGCAGTCCCTGTCCTCTTTTTGGGGATCCTGCTGGAGGCCTTGCCCTTTCTGCTGCTGGGGGTGATCGTCTCCTCCCTGGTGGAGGTCTTCGTCCCGCCCGACGGATTGCGCCGCCTGTTGCCGGCCAAGCCGTGGGCGGCCATCCTGGCGGCCTCCCTGCTGGGGATTATCTTCCCTTTTTGCGAGTGCGGCATCATTCCCGTCGTGCGGCGCCTGGTGCGCAAGGGCATGCCCCTCTATGCCGGCATGGCCTTCATGCTCGCCGCCCCGATCGTCAACCCCATCGTCATCGCTTCGACGGCCATGGCCTTTCGCGGCCATGAGGAGATGGTCCTGGGCCGGTTGATCGGCGCGCTGCTGGTCGCCTGGCTGACCGGGATGGTCTTTCTCTTCTGGCGGGGCGACGGGATACGCGGCGAGGAGGCGGGCAGCGGATGCGGCTGTCACAGCCATGGGACGGCCAGTTCCTGCTGTGGTCACAGCCACGGCAGAATGGATCATGGTCACTTCCGCGCCCATGCCCACAGCGGCGTTCATGGTCACGGCAGGGTTGGGTGGCTCGCGAAGTGGCGGCAGGCGGCTGACCATGCGGTGGACGAGTTTTTCGATCTGGGTCCCTACTTTTTGACGGGAGCGCTCATCGCCGCCGTCATGCAGGGGATGCTGCAGCCCGACTGGCTGACCGAGGTGGCGAGAGACAGCGGACAGTCGACGCTGATCATGATGCTGCTGGCCTTCGGCCTTTCCGTCTGCTCCAACGCCGACGCCTTCCTGGCCAGCGCCATGACGCCCGGCTTTACAGGGGGATCGGTGCTCGCCTTCATGATCCTGGGGCCCATGCTGGACATGAAAAACACCTGGGTGCTCTTTCGCACCTTCAAGCCCGCCGTCGTCTTCTTCCTGCTCGGCTGGCTGCCGCTGCTGGTGTTTCTGTTCGCCTGGGCGGCGAACGGCGGATTCATGGCAATGTAA
- a CDS encoding polysaccharide deacetylase family protein: MQGDGLAAEEPVNEAAGGPGGGQPSGGQRLADKATALQLFAFFTLAALLALLAQAGLVNQTLKNQQIQYRSEIETLREQVRQMNERVEQLQRQHPNRNGVITENVPEKKTAYLTFDDGPSENTLAVLNILARYQVKATFFVNGNPTDFGRAAYRRIAQEGHALGNHTYSHLYRKVYASIESFMEDVRRLDDLIAEATGIRPDILRFPGGSNNLVSPGRGFMIALSQRVVEAGYQYFDWNVDSLDASKATPDRAVIVNAVARQSAGQKAVIVLFHDSPAKKTTVEALPAIIERLQHEGYGFDVLSKSAYAVKFL; this comes from the coding sequence ATGCAGGGGGACGGGCTGGCTGCGGAGGAACCGGTAAACGAGGCCGCAGGGGGGCCTGGAGGTGGTCAGCCCTCGGGAGGGCAACGGTTGGCGGACAAGGCGACGGCGCTGCAGTTGTTCGCGTTTTTTACGCTTGCCGCTTTATTGGCCTTGCTGGCGCAGGCCGGGCTGGTCAACCAGACGTTGAAGAATCAGCAGATACAGTACCGAAGCGAGATCGAAACCCTCCGGGAACAGGTCCGGCAAATGAACGAGCGGGTGGAGCAACTGCAGCGCCAACACCCGAACCGCAACGGCGTGATCACGGAAAACGTTCCGGAAAAAAAAACGGCCTATCTGACCTTTGATGACGGCCCCAGCGAGAATACCTTGGCGGTATTGAACATCCTAGCGCGGTATCAAGTGAAAGCCACTTTTTTTGTCAACGGCAACCCGACAGATTTCGGCAGAGCCGCCTACCGGCGCATCGCCCAGGAGGGACATGCCCTAGGCAACCACACCTACAGCCACCTCTATAGAAAGGTCTATGCCTCCATTGAGTCCTTCATGGAGGATGTGCGGCGACTCGATGATCTGATCGCGGAAGCGACGGGCATCCGTCCCGACATCCTGCGGTTTCCCGGCGGATCAAACAACCTTGTGTCTCCGGGAAGGGGATTCATGATCGCCTTGTCCCAACGGGTCGTCGAGGCGGGGTACCAGTACTTTGATTGGAATGTGGATTCTCTGGATGCGTCGAAGGCGACCCCGGACAGGGCCGTCATCGTCAACGCCGTTGCCCGGCAGTCGGCAGGTCAAAAGGCCGTCATCGTGCTCTTTCACGACAGCCCGGCGAAAAAGACGACGGTGGAGGCGCTGCCGGCGATCATCGAGCGACTGCAGCATGAGGGATACGGCTTCGACGTGCTGAGCAAAAGCGCCTATGCGGTCAAGTTCCTGTGA
- a CDS encoding MFS transporter, which translates to MDNHRQRPHFEPAQTKKANTTGEWAGVIDQPAPSETNVAEFAGTEFASEWAGALNPAIPVLRRNEKANTAGAAKANNWVLAALAGVPLIMVLGNSMLIPAFPQIRDAMGISQFQVGLLITFFSIPAGIAIPFLGFLSDRIGRKKIMVPALLLYGLGGLISGLSPVLFQNSYTVMLTGRIVQGLAAAGTAPIAMALIGDLYQSQSRNKALGVLEATNGLGKVISPILGSLLVLLIWWSLFFVYAALAVPVALAIAFLVKEKPVSPQQAGKSFSAYFSGVSELFQKKAATLLIAFFGGMLALFTLFGVLSYLSDALEATYGLQGVRKGLVLAIPVLASASTALGTGFFLQKRPEYLKTALLTGLGLFSVSLILSALFQTIPAVLALLAVLGLGVGLTLPSLNTIVTSSASEEKRGAVTAFYGGVRFIGVALGPPVFSLLEKGGPWALYGPWAVAGAATLLLAWFFLKTPKSQATGATS; encoded by the coding sequence ATGGATAACCACCGTCAAAGGCCCCACTTCGAACCGGCGCAGACGAAAAAGGCCAACACAACCGGAGAGTGGGCCGGCGTCATCGACCAGCCGGCGCCGTCAGAGACGAACGTGGCCGAATTCGCCGGAACGGAGTTCGCCAGCGAGTGGGCCGGCGCCCTCAACCCCGCCATCCCGGTGCTACGGCGGAACGAGAAAGCCAACACCGCTGGCGCGGCCAAAGCGAACAACTGGGTGCTCGCCGCTCTGGCCGGCGTGCCGCTGATCATGGTGCTCGGCAACTCCATGCTGATCCCCGCCTTCCCCCAGATCCGCGACGCCATGGGCATCAGCCAGTTTCAGGTCGGCCTCTTGATCACCTTCTTCTCCATCCCCGCCGGCATTGCCATTCCCTTTCTCGGCTTTCTGTCCGACCGGATCGGGCGGAAAAAGATCATGGTCCCGGCGCTGCTCCTCTACGGACTCGGCGGACTCATCTCGGGCCTGTCCCCCGTCCTGTTTCAAAACTCCTACACCGTCATGTTAACGGGTCGGATCGTCCAGGGGCTGGCCGCCGCCGGAACGGCCCCCATCGCCATGGCCTTGATCGGCGACCTCTACCAGAGCCAGTCGCGCAACAAGGCCCTGGGGGTGCTCGAGGCCACCAACGGCCTCGGCAAGGTGATCAGCCCCATCCTCGGCTCCCTGCTGGTCCTGCTCATCTGGTGGTCCCTCTTCTTCGTCTACGCCGCCCTGGCCGTTCCCGTTGCCCTGGCCATCGCCTTCCTGGTCAAAGAAAAACCGGTATCGCCCCAACAAGCCGGCAAGAGCTTTTCGGCCTACTTCTCCGGCGTCTCCGAACTGTTTCAGAAAAAAGCCGCCACCCTGCTGATCGCCTTTTTCGGCGGCATGCTCGCCCTCTTCACCCTCTTCGGCGTCCTCTCCTACCTCTCTGATGCCCTGGAAGCCACCTATGGGCTGCAGGGCGTCCGCAAGGGGCTTGTCCTGGCCATCCCCGTGTTGGCCTCGGCGAGCACGGCCCTGGGCACCGGCTTCTTCCTGCAAAAACGGCCCGAGTACCTGAAGACGGCCCTCCTGACCGGCCTCGGCCTTTTCTCGGTGTCGCTCATCCTATCGGCCTTGTTTCAGACGATCCCCGCCGTCCTCGCCCTGCTGGCTGTCCTCGGCCTCGGCGTGGGGTTGACGCTTCCCAGCTTGAACACCATCGTCACATCGTCCGCCTCCGAGGAGAAGCGGGGCGCTGTCACCGCCTTTTACGGCGGCGTTCGCTTCATCGGCGTCGCCCTCGGTCCCCCCGTCTTCAGCCTGTTGGAAAAAGGCGGCCCCTGGGCGCTTTACGGCCCCTGGGCGGTTGCCGGAGCAGCCACGCTGCTGCTCGCCTGGTTTTTCCTGAAAACGCCGAAAAGCCAGGCAACCGGCGCGACGAGTTAA
- a CDS encoding lipid II flippase Amj family protein has product MLSDFRFTVVIVLTAFIHMFHTFNYAVRLAGVQTKRVSMAYSLFNVLFLLASTANTIQAPLMAKGIEGAFRVLTDPLGTEAVALLVGTVDRQLRIVLLAATAGTIIGTLLIPSFTRIFSNGILMLEQIGSVPKLLLTALSVRRLKQLIASVQLPHPEVVARMREERTIPTMTLLLNILVSAIFTTGVLSALYAGVLSPEYRQTAGYLSALINGFATVLLATLIDPITAIYTDEAIAGTRSEEEVKSLVMYMAFSRIAGTLVAQALLLPAATLIVHFTGLI; this is encoded by the coding sequence ATGCTTTCAGATTTTCGCTTTACCGTTGTCATCGTATTGACGGCCTTCATCCATATGTTTCATACCTTTAACTACGCTGTACGGTTGGCTGGCGTCCAGACAAAACGGGTTTCCATGGCCTATTCCTTGTTTAATGTGTTATTTCTATTGGCCAGCACAGCCAATACCATACAAGCGCCTTTGATGGCCAAAGGGATTGAAGGGGCTTTCCGGGTCTTGACCGACCCGCTCGGCACGGAAGCGGTTGCGCTTTTGGTGGGAACGGTTGATCGCCAACTGCGGATCGTCCTGTTGGCAGCCACGGCAGGAACCATCATCGGCACATTGTTGATCCCCAGCTTTACGCGCATCTTTTCCAACGGTATTCTCATGCTCGAACAGATCGGTTCCGTTCCCAAACTGTTGCTCACCGCCTTATCCGTCCGGCGGCTGAAACAATTGATCGCGAGCGTCCAGCTCCCTCACCCGGAGGTCGTTGCCCGGATGCGGGAGGAGCGAACCATCCCAACCATGACACTGCTCTTGAACATTCTCGTCTCTGCCATCTTTACGACAGGCGTCTTGTCCGCCTTATACGCGGGCGTCTTATCTCCCGAGTACCGTCAGACGGCCGGCTATCTATCAGCGCTGATCAACGGCTTCGCCACGGTGCTGCTGGCCACCCTGATCGATCCGATCACCGCCATCTACACCGATGAAGCCATCGCTGGAACGCGTTCCGAAGAAGAGGTAAAATCGCTCGTCATGTACATGGCCTTCAGCCGTATCGCCGGAACCCTCGTTGCCCAGGCGCTGCTGCTGCCGGCGGCGACGCTCATCGTGCATTTTACCGGTCTCATCTGA
- a CDS encoding TIGR03943 family putative permease subunit, whose product MGANAVKLVYLAALALLTGWIAYSGRAELYIHPRFVPALAATAWTLAALALFQAARIVRERRDVFSAWRFPDGRRFLQPLAAGARYGLLTLPILFALLPGAQVLGGDHAAHRSLRHAHAEEAPAGGGFFSDLQAHFHHPELSWFGGARQPQTAQEGMPAAQEGAPVEQGDAPAAREGAPAKTEPILFDEKNFLPILLEINQDPGKFAGRPVEISGFLVDAPAGGEGLYIGRYVVNCCVADTVIMGLAVENTERWMKGEDKIKVGDWVKGTGVFQKARKPGTPGGLIVSLKGMVVETPPRNPYIYAE is encoded by the coding sequence GTGGGCGCCAATGCCGTAAAACTGGTGTATCTTGCCGCCCTGGCCCTGTTGACGGGCTGGATCGCCTACTCGGGACGGGCTGAACTGTACATCCACCCGCGCTTCGTCCCGGCCCTTGCCGCCACCGCTTGGACGCTGGCGGCGCTCGCCTTGTTTCAGGCGGCCCGGATCGTCCGGGAACGGCGGGATGTTTTTTCCGCCTGGCGATTCCCGGACGGCCGCCGGTTCCTGCAACCGCTGGCTGCCGGGGCGCGCTACGGGCTGCTGACGCTGCCCATCCTCTTCGCCTTGTTGCCGGGGGCGCAGGTGCTCGGCGGCGATCATGCGGCCCACAGAAGCCTGCGCCATGCCCACGCGGAGGAAGCGCCGGCGGGGGGCGGATTTTTCTCCGATCTGCAGGCGCATTTCCATCATCCGGAGCTGAGTTGGTTCGGCGGCGCCCGGCAGCCGCAGACGGCCCAGGAGGGAATGCCGGCGGCCCAAGAGGGAGCGCCGGTGGAGCAGGGCGATGCGCCGGCTGCCCGCGAGGGAGCGCCCGCCAAGACGGAGCCGATCCTTTTCGACGAAAAAAACTTTTTGCCGATTCTGTTGGAGATCAACCAGGATCCCGGCAAGTTTGCGGGCCGTCCCGTTGAGATCAGTGGTTTTCTCGTTGATGCGCCCGCCGGCGGGGAAGGGCTGTATATCGGGCGTTATGTGGTCAACTGCTGTGTCGCCGACACAGTGATCATGGGCTTGGCCGTGGAGAATACGGAAAGATGGATGAAAGGAGAGGACAAGATAAAAGTGGGGGACTGGGTGAAGGGGACGGGCGTTTTCCAAAAGGCGCGCAAACCCGGCACGCCAGGGGGGTTGATTGTCTCGTTGAAAGGGATGGTCGTGGAGACGCCGCCGCGCAACCCCTATATCTACGCCGAATGA
- a CDS encoding 2-phosphosulfolactate phosphatase, whose amino-acid sequence MYVEVIATHQNVTPDELEGRYVVVIDTLRATSTIVTALANGCKQVFPVTSVNEARVLSSSWDPDKVLLGGEGHGRPLPGVFLGNSPRAYTTDVVAGKTLFLVTTNGTVALHKAQKAAQVLVGSLLNGETVANRIIRDDPDDLVILCAGTQGQFSLEDIITAGKILGHIWENRPAVVNELAIAAFQLFQFNQHQLAPLMAQTVHGRRLAEMGDEADLAFCLQEDRFPVLAHQAVARVCLLPTEQAFA is encoded by the coding sequence TTGTACGTTGAGGTGATCGCGACACATCAGAACGTTACACCCGATGAGTTGGAAGGCAGGTACGTTGTGGTCATCGATACCCTGCGGGCCACCTCCACCATCGTCACCGCCCTGGCCAACGGTTGCAAGCAGGTATTTCCGGTGACCAGCGTCAATGAGGCGCGGGTGTTATCGTCCAGTTGGGACCCAGACAAGGTGCTGCTGGGGGGAGAAGGGCATGGACGCCCCCTCCCCGGGGTTTTCCTGGGCAACTCCCCTCGCGCCTACACGACCGATGTGGTAGCCGGAAAGACGCTTTTTCTCGTCACCACCAACGGCACGGTGGCCCTGCATAAAGCGCAAAAAGCCGCCCAGGTGCTGGTGGGCAGCTTGTTGAACGGGGAGACGGTGGCAAACCGGATCATCCGGGATGATCCCGATGACCTGGTCATCCTATGCGCAGGGACACAAGGTCAGTTTTCTCTGGAAGACATCATTACAGCCGGGAAAATCCTCGGCCACATCTGGGAAAACCGCCCGGCTGTCGTCAACGAGCTGGCCATCGCGGCCTTTCAGTTGTTCCAATTCAATCAGCATCAACTGGCGCCGCTGATGGCGCAGACTGTCCATGGCCGGAGGCTGGCCGAGATGGGTGATGAAGCGGATCTGGCCTTCTGTCTGCAGGAAGACCGGTTCCCCGTCCTGGCCCACCAGGCGGTGGCCCGTGTCTGCCTGTTGCCGACGGAGCAGGCTTTTGCTTAG